Proteins found in one Actinomycetota bacterium genomic segment:
- a CDS encoding MFS transporter — protein MNAPSHSAVSSVHVAWRAVVPAFAAVTVSVLPGFLTAGLAVQIGNGIGLGLTGLGVVIGVFFAASTLGSPLMGALVQRVGWARGLRLSSFMAAVSLAGIAFAAPTPVAFGAWLVLGGLAISLAQPAANLTVARCVGSRRRGFLFGAKHASAPAAIFLGGLAVPAVALTVGWEWAFWGGSALALLTALAVPLRPADHEVDSPNRPVEQVGRPSTPLGLLIALAGAAMLGIGGINALASFTVTYAVHAGFGESTAGLLLAGGSLAGITTRLVAGWLIDRTDRADLTAVASMLTVGALGVAGIALGTHAGLILGGVLAFGAGWGWSGLFTFAVVKDNPEAPATATGITQTGVFLGAAIGPPVFGLVADTVSFTAAWWMTGAALVGAAAIILFVRSHRHTHLWSASTWRAAT, from the coding sequence ATGAACGCACCGTCCCACTCTGCCGTCTCGTCTGTCCACGTGGCCTGGCGAGCGGTCGTCCCGGCCTTTGCGGCAGTGACGGTGAGCGTCCTTCCAGGTTTCCTGACCGCCGGTCTGGCCGTCCAGATCGGCAACGGCATCGGGCTCGGCCTTACCGGGTTGGGCGTGGTGATCGGGGTCTTCTTCGCCGCCTCAACGCTGGGATCCCCACTGATGGGGGCGCTGGTCCAACGGGTGGGCTGGGCTCGCGGCCTGCGTCTGTCGAGCTTCATGGCGGCCGTGTCGCTGGCCGGAATAGCCTTCGCCGCGCCAACACCCGTCGCGTTCGGCGCATGGCTCGTCCTCGGTGGATTGGCGATTTCGCTGGCGCAACCTGCTGCAAACCTCACCGTTGCCCGCTGCGTCGGCAGCCGGCGCCGGGGCTTCCTGTTCGGCGCGAAGCATGCGTCCGCTCCCGCAGCGATCTTCCTCGGCGGCTTGGCAGTGCCGGCAGTGGCACTGACGGTCGGATGGGAATGGGCGTTCTGGGGAGGGTCGGCTCTCGCCCTGTTGACCGCGCTTGCGGTCCCCCTCAGACCCGCCGACCACGAAGTCGACTCCCCGAACCGCCCTGTCGAGCAGGTCGGGCGCCCGAGCACGCCTCTGGGATTGCTGATTGCTCTCGCCGGTGCCGCGATGCTGGGCATCGGAGGAATCAACGCTCTCGCCTCGTTCACCGTCACCTACGCCGTGCATGCAGGCTTCGGTGAGAGCACCGCCGGACTCTTGCTGGCCGGCGGCAGCCTGGCCGGCATCACTACACGTCTGGTCGCCGGATGGCTGATCGACCGGACCGACCGCGCCGACCTCACCGCCGTTGCATCGATGTTGACCGTGGGTGCCCTGGGCGTGGCCGGCATCGCCCTCGGGACGCACGCCGGGCTGATCCTCGGCGGCGTGCTGGCGTTCGGTGCCGGATGGGGATGGTCGGGGCTTTTCACGTTCGCGGTCGTCAAAGACAACCCCGAGGCACCCGCCACGGCCACCGGCATCACGCAGACGGGCGTCTTCCTGGGAGCGGCGATCGGCCCTCCCGTCTTCGGCCTCGTGGCCGACACGGTCTCGTTCACGGCCGCCTGGTGGATGACCGGAGCGGCACTGGTCGGAGCAGCCGCCATCATCCTCTTCGTGCGCAGCCACCGCCACACACACCTATGGTCGGCGTCGACATGGCGGGCCGCAACATGA
- a CDS encoding histidinol-phosphatase HisJ family protein, with amino-acid sequence MSDYHLHLHPHFPTPGSPPMGVYPPGYIDQYVETALSRGVTELGFTEHLYRCVESAPILGTWWEHDPDPRLSAEMERYVTLERNLSLEAYVDVVLDAKQRGLPVKLGLEVDFEPGTVDSVLDLLAGYPFDFLIGSVHWIGAWSIDRPSAAPEFARRGVRRAYEQYFELETELAASEMVDVLAHADLVKKLGIHPKGSLDDLYTPLVAAAAASGVAVEVSSAGLRKPVGEIYPAPRLLRSFRAAGVPITLASDAHIPDEAGWGHIPVVRAARAAGYTHHLRFSDRKRYEMPLPHPTGDDA; translated from the coding sequence ATGAGTGACTATCACCTGCACCTGCATCCCCATTTCCCAACGCCCGGTTCACCACCAATGGGCGTCTATCCCCCCGGTTACATCGACCAATACGTGGAGACGGCGCTGTCCCGAGGAGTCACCGAGCTCGGCTTCACCGAGCATCTCTACCGGTGCGTCGAATCCGCTCCGATCCTGGGCACCTGGTGGGAGCACGACCCCGACCCCCGCCTGTCGGCCGAGATGGAACGCTACGTCACACTGGAGCGCAACCTGTCACTCGAGGCGTATGTCGACGTCGTACTCGACGCCAAGCAACGCGGGCTCCCCGTCAAGCTCGGCCTCGAGGTCGACTTCGAGCCCGGAACCGTCGACTCCGTGTTGGATCTGCTCGCGGGCTATCCCTTCGACTTTCTCATCGGTTCCGTTCATTGGATAGGTGCCTGGTCCATCGACCGCCCGAGCGCCGCCCCCGAGTTCGCCAGGCGCGGCGTACGGCGCGCCTATGAGCAGTACTTCGAACTGGAAACCGAGCTCGCCGCCTCGGAAATGGTCGACGTTCTGGCCCATGCCGACCTCGTCAAGAAGCTCGGCATCCACCCGAAGGGGTCCTTGGACGACCTGTACACGCCACTGGTGGCCGCCGCGGCCGCAAGCGGTGTCGCCGTCGAAGTATCAAGCGCCGGCCTGCGAAAACCGGTTGGCGAGATCTACCCCGCCCCGCGTCTCCTTCGGAGCTTTCGCGCGGCCGGCGTTCCCATCACGCTCGCCAGCGACGCCCACATCCCCGACGAGGCAGGCTGGGGGCACATCCCGGTCGTACGCGCCGCGAGAGCCGCCGGATACACCCATCATCTGCGTTTCTCCGACCGCAAGAGATACGAGATGCCCTTGCCACATCCAACGGGAGACGACGCATGA